In Myxococcales bacterium, the following proteins share a genomic window:
- a CDS encoding CapA family protein gives MRFFRAAIGLGFGLALATACQGAPTREISLVVEVVDENGVPQTVALDDGARTVITNEHGKASLAVAQPTVIVASGEGVLAEPFVVGWGDDGTTLRVQVWSNLSGTRWSLHATGDVMFGRRYNFPPEGEPLIPTSDIAGGSLDVIAAIRRMYVAASVRATNLETVVSNLPAGNIYPGKRFILNSLPETLAALAALEVDAVSLANNHARDYLDEGVLETVQHLDAAGLPWFGGSYDASLGDAPLYVETAGITIGFLAWTTVDGDFVNDSYPTDKAETPTNLDPDEAWQYDARSWGYAGKTFTAATAPRRIGSAWRLFRDAEATMSEVDVAASWASLMAVYPELQDWVARRGHGGATGWSDARLQKITETKAVADVVVAQFHAGFQFQPAPSSAVRRNAHAAIDAGADIVICHHPHVLQGAEWYKDKLIIYSLGNFIFDQDFLSTYSSGILRTVWDGGELLQARFLPSEIVGYKPRPVSDLAARTTIRRLAEMSLMSAESERGDDGGIRVWRADPLPGTAQASLEFVRNSAIIGKSLPTPTTRQVSLNPGTTVALPRQGLRLARLLAANVDVGRELFHWGHFEDEFADALETWGAHWALTAGRKFVELNGEAVAGFGYLRLYRNSRSSAVVTARPVARVPLYQHRLYENSNDQAVPLDPDATYTMRAVARRSGSGEPAFRLDLYLFDDTNPTEDPTSEAIGQRTLEVDIPGDGEWHQVEVEVPPSTFVAGNKYANMVMLYVTLGVPDIGESRFDIDEMTLVEWRPADAMPALYGVYDYVRNRGGTKVEVDISELP, from the coding sequence ATGCGATTTTTTCGCGCGGCGATCGGCCTGGGCTTTGGCCTCGCCTTGGCAACAGCTTGTCAGGGCGCGCCCACCCGCGAGATTTCGTTGGTCGTCGAGGTCGTCGATGAAAACGGCGTGCCGCAAACCGTGGCGCTCGATGACGGCGCGCGCACCGTGATCACCAACGAACACGGCAAGGCCTCGCTGGCCGTGGCCCAGCCGACGGTCATCGTTGCCAGCGGCGAGGGCGTGCTGGCTGAACCGTTCGTGGTCGGGTGGGGCGATGACGGCACCACGTTGCGGGTACAGGTGTGGAGCAATCTCAGCGGCACTAGATGGTCGCTCCATGCCACCGGCGATGTCATGTTTGGTCGCCGCTACAATTTTCCGCCCGAAGGCGAGCCTCTCATTCCCACGTCGGACATCGCCGGCGGCTCGCTCGATGTCATCGCCGCCATCCGGCGCATGTATGTCGCCGCCTCGGTGCGCGCGACCAATCTCGAGACCGTCGTCTCTAACCTGCCCGCGGGTAACATCTATCCCGGCAAGCGCTTCATCTTAAATAGCCTCCCCGAGACCCTGGCGGCGCTTGCCGCGCTTGAGGTCGACGCGGTGTCTTTAGCAAACAACCACGCGCGCGACTACCTCGACGAGGGCGTGCTCGAGACCGTGCAGCACTTAGACGCCGCGGGCTTGCCGTGGTTTGGCGGCAGCTACGACGCCTCCCTGGGCGACGCTCCGCTCTATGTTGAAACGGCCGGCATCACCATCGGCTTTCTCGCGTGGACAACTGTCGACGGCGATTTCGTCAACGACAGCTATCCGACCGATAAGGCCGAGACCCCGACGAATCTAGATCCAGACGAGGCCTGGCAGTATGATGCAAGATCGTGGGGTTACGCCGGCAAGACGTTTACGGCCGCCACCGCGCCGCGGCGCATCGGCAGCGCGTGGCGGCTCTTTCGCGATGCCGAAGCGACGATGAGCGAGGTCGACGTCGCCGCGTCATGGGCGTCGCTGATGGCGGTGTATCCCGAGTTGCAAGATTGGGTGGCACGGCGAGGCCACGGTGGCGCCACCGGCTGGTCCGACGCGCGGCTGCAAAAAATTACCGAAACCAAGGCGGTGGCCGACGTTGTCGTGGCGCAGTTTCACGCTGGCTTTCAATTTCAGCCGGCGCCCTCGAGCGCGGTGCGTCGCAATGCCCACGCCGCAATCGACGCCGGCGCCGACATCGTGATCTGCCACCATCCACACGTGCTGCAAGGCGCCGAGTGGTACAAGGACAAGCTAATTATTTATAGCCTTGGCAATTTCATCTTCGACCAGGATTTCTTGTCGACGTATTCATCGGGCATCCTGCGCACGGTGTGGGACGGCGGCGAGCTGTTGCAGGCGCGCTTTTTACCGTCGGAGATCGTTGGCTACAAGCCGCGGCCGGTGTCGGATTTGGCGGCGCGCACGACCATTCGTCGCCTCGCGGAAATGAGCTTAATGTCCGCCGAATCGGAACGCGGCGATGACGGTGGCATTCGCGTTTGGCGGGCGGACCCGCTGCCAGGTACCGCGCAGGCGAGCCTAGAATTCGTGCGCAATTCGGCAATCATCGGCAAGTCGCTACCGACGCCAACGACGAGGCAGGTGAGCCTTAACCCCGGCACGACCGTGGCGCTGCCGCGGCAAGGCCTGCGCCTGGCGCGCCTTTTGGCCGCCAACGTCGATGTCGGGCGCGAGCTCTTTCACTGGGGCCATTTCGAGGACGAGTTTGCCGACGCGCTCGAGACATGGGGTGCGCATTGGGCACTCACCGCGGGCCGTAAGTTCGTCGAGCTAAATGGCGAGGCGGTGGCGGGTTTTGGCTATTTGCGCCTGTATCGCAATTCGCGCAGCAGCGCGGTGGTGACGGCGCGGCCGGTGGCGCGGGTGCCCTTGTACCAACATCGCCTCTACGAAAATTCCAATGACCAGGCCGTGCCGCTCGATCCGGACGCGACCTACACCATGCGCGCGGTGGCACGTCGATCCGGCAGCGGGGAGCCGGCGTTTCGCCTCGACCTCTATCTCTTCGACGATACCAACCCAACCGAGGATCCGACGTCGGAAGCCATTGGCCAGCGCACCCTGGAGGTTGACATTCCGGGCGATGGCGAGTGGCACCAGGTAGAGGTGGAGGTGCCGCCCAGCACGTTTGTCGCAGGCAACAAATATGCAAATATGGTCATGCTCTATGTAACGCTTGGCGTGCCGGACATAGGCGAGAGCCGGTTTGACATCGACGAGATGACCTTGGTCGAGTGGCGTCCAGCCGACGCCATGCCGGCGCTGTATGGGGTGTATGACTACGTGCGCAATCGCGGCGGCACCAAGGTTGAAGTAGACATTAGCGAGTTACCGTGA
- a CDS encoding DNA/RNA non-specific endonuclease codes for MKPNNRMLNRWQPLVALCTATILALATAQVGWADVKPEPPRVVGITAAPIKGMPAITSADAAAWEQRLPATDGATNDNATPVTTAKKFGISERLRQSLLAGDVDGMNVAGPRLGAITQQLATRGAGQARLGIPTLTKNFGDKLMVKNVGRFVSIIADVTPIAETPGTIRAGTVVTMWMTKDPDVDGPALRPDNTAWRGPDVPRDWKTNELQDDFRGLFQLTKLSRGHIMPSAEATQSRADQMATFAVNDNAFPQAEYSNAGVYRDAEKSFQRIAADGDYEIYNYAGPVWSPVTYTDVHGKTVTVKSEVLTHNGKRAPKPAGFFRVGIIVPNKDASGRALSLGEALQFARPISIIAPNVQDPFLMVSGIKPFIKTAQEVQAAVGIELFTHLADGPNAAAIRQALLTHRDSGDALPGELMIPPWKVELLKIMSRQPGRIGELAARKLTSLPHEPKPPRKPGALAPKQARIRGPHDLGGSRQSGAKSAAPQAKRPRIAAPRAPRR; via the coding sequence ATGAAGCCGAACAACCGCATGCTCAACCGCTGGCAACCCTTGGTGGCACTTTGCACCGCGACGATCCTTGCCTTGGCGACCGCCCAGGTAGGTTGGGCCGATGTAAAACCCGAGCCGCCGCGCGTCGTCGGGATTACCGCCGCGCCCATCAAGGGCATGCCCGCCATCACGAGCGCTGATGCCGCCGCGTGGGAACAACGCCTGCCGGCCACCGACGGCGCGACGAACGACAACGCCACCCCGGTCACCACCGCGAAAAAATTTGGCATCAGCGAGCGCCTCCGGCAAAGCCTGCTTGCCGGCGACGTCGACGGCATGAACGTCGCGGGACCTCGGCTTGGCGCCATCACGCAACAGCTCGCGACCCGTGGCGCAGGGCAAGCCCGCCTCGGGATTCCCACGCTGACCAAGAATTTTGGCGACAAGCTTATGGTCAAGAACGTTGGGCGTTTCGTCAGCATCATCGCCGATGTCACGCCGATTGCCGAAACACCTGGCACAATTCGCGCAGGCACCGTGGTGACGATGTGGATGACCAAAGATCCCGACGTCGACGGCCCGGCGCTCCGGCCAGACAACACCGCGTGGCGTGGCCCCGACGTGCCGCGGGACTGGAAGACCAATGAGCTGCAAGACGATTTTCGCGGCCTGTTTCAGCTGACCAAGTTGTCGCGCGGCCATATCATGCCGAGCGCCGAGGCGACGCAGAGCCGCGCGGACCAAATGGCGACCTTTGCGGTCAACGACAATGCCTTTCCGCAGGCTGAGTACTCTAACGCGGGGGTGTATCGCGACGCCGAGAAATCGTTTCAACGCATAGCCGCGGACGGTGACTATGAAATCTACAATTATGCCGGCCCGGTGTGGTCGCCCGTGACCTATACCGACGTCCATGGCAAGACCGTCACCGTAAAGTCGGAGGTGCTCACCCACAATGGCAAGCGGGCTCCCAAGCCGGCGGGCTTCTTTCGCGTCGGCATCATCGTGCCTAACAAGGACGCCTCGGGGCGTGCGCTGTCGCTTGGCGAGGCGCTGCAGTTTGCGCGGCCCATTAGCATTATCGCGCCAAACGTGCAGGACCCATTTCTGATGGTCTCGGGCATTAAACCGTTTATCAAGACGGCTCAAGAGGTGCAGGCCGCTGTAGGCATCGAATTGTTCACCCACCTCGCCGATGGCCCCAATGCGGCCGCGATTCGTCAAGCGCTGCTAACGCATCGCGATAGCGGCGATGCCCTACCGGGCGAGCTAATGATACCGCCGTGGAAGGTTGAGCTCTTAAAAATTATGTCGCGCCAGCCAGGCCGGATTGGCGAGTTGGCGGCTCGCAAGCTGACTTCGCTGCCGCATGAGCCCAAGCCGCCCAGGAAGCCAGGGGCCCTTGCGCCCAAGCAGGCGCGCATCCGCGGCCCGCACGACCTTGGCGGCAGTCGGCAAAGCGGCGCCAAGTCCGCGGCGCCGCAGGCGAAAAGACCCCGCATTGCCGCGCCACGCGCGCCTCGTCGTTAG
- a CDS encoding lamin tail domain-containing protein, which produces MIGIHAPRESASAARRWAWVCAFGAAFVLSCGDNRQPEDPDGGADAMEDGGDDGGNDGAGDGPTDGNNDGSDGGQDGGGDGGNDGATDGSGDGGADGGGDGAGDGAIDGTPDGPPPTVANIVISEVCLSPQHDFSGAVPSYLGPPGNGTISSNDEFVEIYNAGTDTVDLTNWILTIKDTEVKQTRLGIDGVMAFSSGSTLGAFLPGGYLVIGDPTGASSTDSYISLIDPWARVVDDVEIGGLTPSRDMEGDGVGDGAPNGTSNGFARGAFDEVIARPNGFADTGHDINDFEAMFATPGAANINPIFPPEAVAPVVVSHTSGSGRSVSTAITINFSEGVDPASIDAPGVIVVEVNNTPIALGPARFLNDDTTVVLVPIGVFPFGSTVDVSIAGGPGGVRDRVGNVMVASELFSITIESKPADPSSMMITEVRVSPVPDWRDSVGGNNVPFDDIPGTGLAGSDDEWIELVNLMPGVTNLNNYQLIVYTGPNLLQEARVVTRLSTSNARVIGSGILAASVAGDRIVVGNPVGALPVNIFLELRDANGILLDHVEIGGVFASTDRGGDGPNNGAPGVGKDGASSGLNDETISRVPDQADTGDDLADFASTAATIGAPN; this is translated from the coding sequence ATGATCGGCATCCACGCACCACGTGAAAGCGCTTCGGCGGCACGCCGATGGGCATGGGTGTGCGCGTTTGGCGCGGCCTTCGTGCTTAGCTGTGGCGACAATCGTCAACCTGAAGATCCTGATGGGGGCGCCGATGCCATGGAAGATGGCGGCGACGACGGCGGCAATGACGGTGCGGGCGACGGGCCAACCGACGGCAATAATGATGGCAGCGACGGCGGCCAAGATGGTGGTGGCGACGGCGGCAATGATGGCGCGACGGACGGCAGTGGCGATGGCGGCGCCGACGGTGGCGGCGATGGGGCTGGCGACGGCGCTATTGACGGCACCCCAGATGGACCGCCGCCAACCGTGGCCAATATCGTCATTAGCGAGGTCTGCTTGTCACCGCAACATGATTTCAGCGGCGCCGTGCCTTCGTATCTGGGTCCCCCGGGCAACGGCACGATTTCAAGCAATGATGAATTCGTCGAAATCTACAACGCCGGCACCGACACCGTCGATCTGACCAATTGGATCCTCACGATTAAAGACACCGAGGTTAAACAAACGCGCCTCGGCATTGATGGCGTCATGGCCTTCTCGTCGGGTTCTACGCTTGGCGCGTTTCTGCCCGGTGGCTACCTCGTCATCGGCGACCCGACCGGCGCCTCTTCGACCGACTCGTACATTTCGCTCATCGATCCTTGGGCCCGCGTCGTCGACGACGTAGAAATCGGGGGCCTTACGCCTTCTCGCGACATGGAAGGCGACGGCGTTGGCGATGGCGCACCTAACGGCACCAGCAACGGCTTTGCCCGGGGGGCGTTTGACGAAGTGATTGCGCGCCCTAATGGCTTTGCCGACACGGGCCACGATATCAACGATTTTGAGGCGATGTTCGCCACGCCCGGCGCGGCCAACATTAATCCTATTTTCCCACCCGAGGCCGTGGCTCCCGTGGTCGTATCGCATACCTCCGGTAGCGGCCGATCGGTCTCGACCGCCATTACCATCAATTTTAGCGAGGGCGTCGATCCGGCCTCCATCGACGCCCCGGGCGTCATCGTCGTCGAAGTGAATAACACGCCGATTGCGCTCGGCCCCGCTCGTTTTCTCAACGACGACACCACCGTGGTGTTGGTGCCGATCGGCGTCTTTCCGTTTGGCAGCACGGTTGATGTTTCGATCGCGGGCGGTCCCGGCGGCGTGAGAGATCGCGTCGGCAACGTGATGGTGGCCTCTGAGCTATTTTCCATCACCATTGAGAGCAAGCCTGCTGATCCAAGCTCGATGATGATTACCGAGGTACGCGTGTCGCCGGTGCCAGACTGGCGCGATAGCGTCGGGGGCAATAACGTCCCGTTTGACGACATCCCGGGCACGGGCCTGGCGGGCTCAGACGATGAATGGATCGAGCTGGTTAATCTAATGCCGGGCGTTACGAACCTGAATAACTATCAGCTCATTGTCTATACCGGCCCAAATCTCTTGCAGGAGGCGCGCGTGGTGACACGGCTGAGCACAAGCAACGCGCGCGTGATTGGCAGCGGCATTCTCGCGGCCTCGGTGGCAGGCGACCGCATCGTCGTCGGCAATCCCGTGGGTGCGTTGCCGGTAAACATTTTTCTTGAGTTGCGCGATGCCAACGGGATCCTACTCGATCATGTCGAAATCGGCGGCGTCTTTGCCTCAACCGATCGTGGCGGCGATGGCCCAAACAACGGCGCACCAGGCGTTGGCAAGGACGGCGCCTCGTCGGGCCTCAATGACGAAACCATTTCACGCGTGCCCGACCAGGCCGATACCGGTGACGACCTAGCCGATTTTGCCAGCACGGCGGCGACCATCGGCGCGCCGAACTAA
- a CDS encoding MFS transporter: MLRAAAATWRASFAGLPRAVWLLALVSLVNRCGGMVLAFLALYLKEALHFGLGEIGYITACFGVGAIAGAFAGGWLTDRFGYFAVQFGSLALNGVLLIALLEVKTFWPMIAFMLMLGFITEVFRPANSVAVLRASSASNRTRAYSLVRLSFNIGWTVAPAIGGVVAYYLGWAWLFWADGLTCLAAAAFLWWRVPRDLGAASAPASPSQAAPFASATAGEAAATIAPSLAASPRSAWQDRPFVLFWWCTFLGAMVFLPIVWSVPIYYKDVFGWTEAQIGGLAALNGAIVALVEMPLVFGLEAKWSPLRLVRFGMGLYAISYVCLLTLDAQAALVAGLGYTIAISFGEIFVMPFSSTWVSVRADAAAQGQYLAMYSLAYAVANVLAPLLGMHLAARFGYGALWLACIGMSGAAMLGLAVLRRSEHHGVVARTLHDPSQRAES; encoded by the coding sequence ATGTTGCGCGCTGCCGCCGCTACCTGGCGAGCCTCGTTTGCCGGCCTGCCCCGCGCGGTATGGCTGCTTGCGCTGGTCTCGCTGGTCAATCGCTGCGGCGGCATGGTGCTGGCGTTTTTGGCGCTCTATCTCAAGGAGGCGCTGCACTTTGGCCTCGGCGAGATCGGCTATATCACCGCCTGCTTTGGCGTCGGCGCCATTGCCGGCGCGTTTGCCGGCGGCTGGCTGACCGATCGCTTCGGCTACTTCGCGGTGCAGTTTGGCAGCCTGGCGCTCAACGGCGTGTTGCTCATCGCGTTGCTCGAGGTGAAAACATTTTGGCCGATGATTGCATTCATGTTGATGCTGGGCTTTATCACCGAGGTGTTTCGCCCTGCCAATAGCGTCGCGGTCCTGCGCGCGAGCAGCGCCAGCAATCGCACGCGTGCGTATTCGCTGGTGCGGCTGTCGTTTAACATAGGCTGGACGGTGGCGCCAGCCATCGGCGGCGTGGTGGCGTACTACCTCGGTTGGGCGTGGCTATTTTGGGCCGACGGCCTGACGTGCCTCGCGGCTGCGGCCTTTTTATGGTGGCGGGTGCCGCGTGATCTCGGCGCGGCAAGCGCCCCGGCATCGCCATCGCAAGCGGCACCTTTCGCATCGGCTACCGCCGGCGAAGCGGCGGCCACGATCGCCCCGAGCCTCGCCGCCTCGCCGCGCTCGGCATGGCAAGATCGCCCGTTCGTTTTGTTTTGGTGGTGCACGTTTCTTGGCGCCATGGTGTTCTTGCCGATCGTGTGGTCGGTTCCGATCTACTACAAAGACGTGTTTGGCTGGACCGAAGCCCAGATCGGAGGATTGGCCGCGCTCAATGGCGCCATCGTTGCCTTGGTCGAAATGCCCTTAGTTTTTGGCCTCGAGGCCAAGTGGTCGCCGCTGCGCTTGGTGCGCTTTGGCATGGGCTTGTACGCCATTTCGTACGTTTGCCTACTTACGCTCGATGCCCAGGCTGCGCTGGTCGCCGGGTTGGGCTATACGATCGCGATCTCATTTGGCGAAATTTTCGTGATGCCGTTTTCGTCGACTTGGGTCTCGGTGCGCGCGGATGCCGCCGCCCAAGGCCAATACCTCGCGATGTATTCGCTCGCCTATGCCGTTGCCAACGTGCTCGCGCCGCTGCTCGGCATGCACCTCGCGGCGCGCTTTGGCTACGGGGCGCTTTGGCTCGCTTGCATAGGCATGAGCGGCGCCGCGATGCTTGGGCTAGCCGTGTTGCGCCGCAGCGAACACCATGGCGTCGTAGCGCGCACATTACACGACCCATCGCAGCGCGCTGAAAGTTAA
- a CDS encoding DUF349 domain-containing protein: MSERKGTKGATDFFRAYVQRGTTAARRAAVNKLGGGDSDVAILARLAATDEDLAIRKLAIERLEPPELLAEVAKRQSDPALRQLASEKAATQWGHVASSGGEQAQAALAGLLAFGCDVSLLAVTLRAVALEADREIGCKAVDHLDDRDALASVAARAQDPEVRQRAQARLADLKPTVKGANAVGDGHREHGDAIDLVQQAEDLADRLDQAVAAERLAALTQQWPPVNRVDQALLDRWDAATQRIIDPALGTARQADGPAVRRRMGSNDSIATPALAPREADQARPGMRLASQLRAMVKDLEALTDEDDLIEVSRALDEANRAFAMTGEFEEGDRHARQQHYREQSDQRAESIRAARKAPDWERKQNVPKQEALINEAHELARQPLTEGEARELSTQLRGLQARWKLVASVPAAYGSDLWNEFQAACEAVFHRISDERAKASDLMAAQVATREELIKKAEALSTSTDWVVTTEAIRQLQAEWKATGHVPRQFTEGQWDRFSAACGRFFEARKPVVEAEREVQGRAASEREALVLQIEELVAKAPLNGSWSETTGKFKQLQQQWKNVGFVPGRTAAALRQRVNTAGDALYERRNAARDAVAQAMRDELAKLATKVAEALAASEGVGALTLAIREQVAALATREIVPDANLLSQLEQLALHALQTDRAGLRGSSLDPAITNKQRVALISSVRAMLPKPSPKLQGDESTARIAEILTQSVAKFKVGLQQDFRTPNEAADDFVAQWRALGPIIDSAGRTAQLAFDDAIAALRQVEDPRSAALDAGERTRS, translated from the coding sequence ATGTCTGAGCGCAAGGGAACCAAAGGAGCGACCGACTTCTTTCGTGCTTATGTGCAGCGAGGCACCACCGCCGCTCGCCGCGCCGCCGTCAATAAATTGGGCGGGGGCGACTCGGACGTCGCGATTCTCGCGCGGCTGGCCGCCACCGATGAAGACCTGGCCATTCGCAAGCTTGCGATCGAGCGGCTCGAGCCGCCAGAACTTCTCGCCGAAGTTGCGAAGCGGCAGAGTGACCCCGCCTTGCGACAACTTGCATCTGAAAAGGCGGCTACCCAGTGGGGTCATGTCGCGAGTAGTGGCGGTGAACAGGCACAGGCCGCGCTGGCAGGGCTCTTGGCATTTGGCTGCGATGTGAGCCTTCTCGCGGTGACCTTGCGTGCGGTTGCCTTGGAGGCAGATCGCGAGATCGGATGCAAGGCAGTCGATCATCTCGACGATCGCGATGCGCTGGCTTCGGTGGCGGCGCGTGCGCAAGACCCCGAGGTTCGGCAGCGAGCCCAAGCGCGCCTGGCTGATCTCAAGCCGACGGTAAAAGGAGCAAACGCGGTTGGTGACGGGCACCGCGAACACGGTGACGCGATCGACTTGGTGCAACAGGCAGAGGACCTCGCCGACCGACTTGATCAGGCCGTTGCCGCCGAGCGCTTGGCGGCGTTAACCCAACAATGGCCGCCTGTCAATCGCGTTGATCAGGCGCTGCTTGACCGCTGGGACGCCGCGACCCAGCGCATCATTGACCCCGCGTTAGGTACGGCTAGGCAAGCCGACGGACCCGCGGTGCGGCGCCGGATGGGTAGCAACGATTCAATAGCGACGCCGGCACTGGCGCCGCGAGAGGCGGACCAAGCGCGTCCAGGCATGCGGCTGGCCAGCCAGTTGCGCGCGATGGTCAAAGACCTAGAGGCTCTGACCGATGAAGACGATCTGATCGAGGTTAGCCGCGCGCTCGACGAAGCCAACCGCGCGTTTGCCATGACGGGGGAGTTCGAAGAAGGCGACCGCCACGCGCGCCAGCAGCACTATCGCGAGCAGAGCGACCAACGCGCCGAAAGCATTCGCGCGGCACGCAAGGCGCCGGATTGGGAGCGCAAACAAAACGTCCCGAAGCAAGAGGCGCTAATCAACGAAGCCCACGAACTCGCCAGGCAGCCGCTGACCGAGGGCGAAGCCCGCGAGCTTTCGACGCAGCTGCGCGGCCTTCAGGCGCGGTGGAAGCTCGTGGCCTCGGTACCGGCGGCCTATGGCAGCGACTTGTGGAATGAATTTCAGGCGGCCTGCGAGGCGGTCTTTCATCGAATTAGCGATGAACGCGCGAAGGCGAGCGATCTCATGGCCGCGCAAGTCGCAACGCGCGAGGAGCTGATAAAAAAAGCCGAGGCGCTTTCGACGAGTACTGATTGGGTGGTCACCACGGAGGCTATTCGCCAGCTCCAGGCGGAATGGAAGGCCACCGGGCACGTGCCGCGCCAATTTACCGAAGGTCAATGGGATCGCTTTAGCGCGGCGTGCGGCCGCTTTTTTGAGGCGCGCAAGCCGGTCGTCGAGGCCGAGCGCGAGGTGCAGGGCCGCGCCGCGAGCGAGCGCGAGGCCTTGGTCCTGCAAATCGAGGAACTCGTGGCGAAAGCGCCGCTTAATGGCAGTTGGTCGGAGACCACCGGCAAATTTAAGCAGCTCCAACAACAATGGAAAAACGTTGGCTTCGTGCCCGGGCGCACCGCGGCGGCCTTGCGCCAGCGCGTTAACACGGCCGGCGATGCGTTGTACGAGCGGCGCAATGCGGCGCGGGATGCCGTCGCGCAGGCCATGCGTGACGAACTCGCGAAATTGGCGACCAAGGTCGCCGAGGCGTTGGCGGCGAGTGAAGGCGTCGGCGCCTTGACCCTCGCCATTCGCGAGCAAGTCGCCGCGCTCGCGACGCGCGAGATTGTGCCGGATGCGAACTTGCTGTCGCAGCTTGAGCAGCTCGCTTTGCACGCGCTGCAAACGGATCGAGCCGGCTTGCGCGGCAGCTCACTCGATCCGGCCATCACCAACAAGCAACGCGTGGCGCTCATCTCCAGCGTGCGGGCCATGCTACCCAAGCCGTCGCCCAAGCTGCAAGGCGACGAGTCGACCGCGCGTATCGCGGAAATCCTTACCCAATCAGTGGCCAAGTTTAAGGTCGGCCTGCAACAAGACTTTCGCACGCCGAATGAGGCTGCCGACGACTTCGTCGCGCAGTGGCGCGCGCTCGGGCCCATCATCGACAGCGCGGGCCGCACCGCGCAGCTGGCGTTTGACGACGCCATTGCGGCGTTGCGCCAGGTCGAAGATCCTCGCAGCGCCGCGCTCGATGCCGGCGAACGCACGCGGTCATAG
- a CDS encoding type II secretion system protein — MPLLTSSIVSPPSCISASLSQLNQRRARREGGFTLTELVVTVAIIGMLAATAISATKKTSTKDAPATAQAARAALSQAFRLARNSQATPADALIAGLPPEVRGSIRIRTQPDPTGECYDEWRDAPYKQFIDLMVLQPGGTMALEFSEQLPCGGATITGVARQFDVTGHCNVVTCWPGNCDGGTLRCDDAVPGITGTQSKYAATVFYEPYCYTNGTCDPVTVYFESQDRLTKAPWTVSNRQVSYMALSLTGSVVGGKYTASNQ; from the coding sequence ATGCCATTGCTAACCTCTTCAATCGTTTCTCCCCCCTCCTGCATTTCTGCAAGCCTGAGCCAGCTCAACCAACGCCGCGCGCGGCGCGAAGGTGGATTCACGTTGACCGAGCTGGTGGTCACGGTCGCCATCATCGGCATGCTTGCGGCGACGGCAATCTCGGCCACCAAGAAAACCTCTACCAAAGATGCGCCCGCCACGGCCCAGGCCGCGCGCGCGGCACTTAGCCAAGCATTTCGGCTCGCACGGAATTCGCAGGCGACGCCGGCGGACGCGCTGATTGCCGGGCTGCCTCCCGAGGTGCGCGGCTCGATCCGCATCCGCACCCAGCCCGACCCAACCGGCGAGTGTTACGATGAGTGGCGAGATGCGCCCTATAAGCAATTTATAGACCTAATGGTGCTGCAACCAGGCGGCACGATGGCGCTCGAATTTAGCGAGCAGCTGCCGTGCGGCGGCGCCACGATCACGGGCGTGGCGCGTCAGTTTGATGTAACCGGGCACTGCAACGTTGTCACCTGCTGGCCGGGCAATTGTGATGGCGGCACCTTGCGCTGCGACGACGCAGTGCCCGGCATAACCGGCACCCAATCAAAATACGCGGCCACCGTGTTCTATGAACCTTATTGCTATACCAATGGCACCTGCGACCCCGTCACCGTCTATTTTGAATCGCAAGATCGCCTAACCAAGGCGCCTTGGACCGTCTCAAACCGGCAGGTGTCGTACATGGCATTGTCACTGACAGGCAGCGTGGTCGGTGGCAAATACACCGCGAGCAATCAATAA
- a CDS encoding DUF86 domain-containing protein has protein sequence MSPGVLDRGTLERRLEQLESYVGDVEQLGAINLATLTNRTLHLAVERALFLCAQLALDIATQIAASHGRSTEGYADAVDQLAVLSVLPRPFADQFRKMAGFRNILVHGYSRLDDAVLVEVAATRLNDFRMFIGHVRATL, from the coding sequence ATGAGCCCAGGGGTGCTTGATCGCGGCACGCTGGAAAGGCGCTTGGAACAGCTCGAGTCGTATGTCGGCGACGTCGAACAATTGGGTGCCATAAATCTGGCGACGTTGACCAATCGCACGTTGCATCTGGCGGTGGAGCGCGCGCTGTTTCTCTGTGCTCAACTAGCGCTAGATATAGCGACGCAGATCGCTGCCTCGCACGGGCGATCGACGGAAGGCTATGCCGATGCCGTCGACCAACTCGCCGTGTTGTCGGTGCTGCCGCGCCCCTTCGCCGATCAGTTTCGCAAGATGGCTGGTTTTCGCAACATCTTGGTGCATGGCTACAGCCGCCTAGATGACGCGGTGCTCGTCGAAGTAGCCGCGACACGGCTAAACGATTTCCGCATGTTCATCGGGCATGTTCGCGCAACGTTGTAG